The genomic segment AGCTCGAGGTCGACCTCGTGGCGCCGGCACCGCCGACCGTGACGGCCGTGGCCGTCGGGACGCAGCCGGTCTACCTGCCGGGCGTGCCCTCGGGGGGCGTGGGACAGCCAGGGTCGTTCGTGCTGGGCGCCGGCGGGTCCGACGACGTGGTGGGGTACCGGTACTCGCTCGGCGGCGGCGTGCCCGTGACGGCCGTCACCGGCGACTCGCCCACCGTCACGGTCACCCCGACGTCGGAGGGGAGCACCCGGCTGGAGGTCCGGTCGGTCGACCGGGCGGGCTGGCTCAGCCCCGTGACCGGCTACGACGTGGTGGTGCCCTCCGGCTCGCCGCGGCAGGTGACCTGGCGGTTCGACGAGACGACGGGCACGCGCGCGGCGTCCGCGACGCCGGACGGGGGTGACCCGCTGCCGATGACCCTCAGCCCGTCGCTGGAGACCCGGGTGGGCGGCCTGCTCGCGATGCTGGGCAGCACGACGGACCTGGCCCTGGACCTCGACGGCGCCGACGACGTCGCCCGTACCTCGGCGCCGGCCGTCACGACGACCGGCAGCTACTCCGTGTCCGCGTCGCTCCGGTCCGCCGTCACCGGCGGCGCGGCGACGGCGCTCAGCCAGGACGGCACGGCGACCGCAGGGTTCCGGCTGGGGTACCAGCCGTGCGACGACGGCACCGGCAGCTGCTGGTCCTTCGGTGTGCCCGTGGCCGACGCCGTGACCGCCGCGCCGACCACCGTGCTGTCCGGCATCGAGGCCGAGGCCGGCGCGTGGGCCGTCGTCACGGGGGTGCACGACGCGACCGCCGGCACGCTCTCGCTGTGGGTCTGCCACCCCGTCCCCGGGGACTTCGGCGAGCAGGGCTGGGAGCTCGACCGGGCAGGCACCGTCGCGGCCCCGGCACCGTGGGCGGCGACCGGCCCGCTGCGGCTGGGCGGCGCCGGCGGGCCGGACCCGGCTGCCTGGACCGGGGCGGTCGGCGAGGTCCGCGTGGCAGCCGGCGTCCCCAGCGACTCGACGCTGCTCAGGCGCTGCCCCCCGCTGGGCTGACCCGCGTGCCGGGTCCGGTCGGGGGCGCGATCCTCGGCCGGGCCGGTCAGCCGAGGCCGGGGAGCCGGGCGGCGACCGCCTCGAGGACGTGCTCGTCGCCCGCGTACACGCCCTCCGCGCGCGGCCAGTGCGTGACCAGGTCGGTGAAGCCGATGGCGCGGGCCCGCTCGTGCGCGCGGAGGAAGTCGTCGACCGAGGCCAGCGCGTACGCGCCGGCGTCGACGCTGAGGTAGCGGTCGACGGCGTCCGGGTGCCGGCCCTGCGCCTCGAGGGTCTCGGTGAACGTCCGGTGCGCGTCCTCGACGCCTGCCCACCAGTCGCGCGGGCCGGCGCCGCCGGCAGGTCCGGTGGTGGCCCAGCCCTGGCCGACCCGGGCCGCCAGCCGCATCCCGCGGGGCCCGTCGGCCGCCACGACGAACGGCAGCCGGGGCTCGCTGGGCCCGCCGGGGATCATCCGGGCGTCGTCGGCGGCGTAGAACTCCCCGCGCCACGTCGTCGACCGCTGCCGCAGCAGCCGGTCGAGCAGGTCGACGAACTCCTCGAACCGGGCCGTCCGGCGGGCCTGCGGCAGCGGCGGCTCCCCGAGCACGGTCGCGTCCGCGCCGGCGCCGCCCGAGCCGACGCCCAGGACGAACCGGCCGCCGCTGATGTCGTCCAGGCTCATCAGCTCCTTGGCGAACGGGACCGGGTGGCGGAAGTTCGGGCTCGCCACCCAGGTCCCGAGCCGGATCGTCGACGTCACCGTCGCCGCGGCGGTCAGGGTCGGGACGGTGGCGAACCACGGCTGGTCGCGCAGCGAGCGCCACGACAGGTGGTCGTAGGTCCACGCGTGGGCGAACCCGAGCTCCTCGGTCCGCCGCCAGGTCCGGGCCGCCTCGGACCAGCGCTGCTGCGGGAGGACGACGATGCCGGTGCGCACGGCGGCGACCCTACGGCCGGACGCGGCCGCCCCGGGGCGCGGTG from the Aquipuribacter hungaricus genome contains:
- a CDS encoding LLM class flavin-dependent oxidoreductase; the encoded protein is MRTGIVVLPQQRWSEAARTWRRTEELGFAHAWTYDHLSWRSLRDQPWFATVPTLTAAATVTSTIRLGTWVASPNFRHPVPFAKELMSLDDISGGRFVLGVGSGGAGADATVLGEPPLPQARRTARFEEFVDLLDRLLRQRSTTWRGEFYAADDARMIPGGPSEPRLPFVVAADGPRGMRLAARVGQGWATTGPAGGAGPRDWWAGVEDAHRTFTETLEAQGRHPDAVDRYLSVDAGAYALASVDDFLRAHERARAIGFTDLVTHWPRAEGVYAGDEHVLEAVAARLPGLG